The following proteins are encoded in a genomic region of Catellatospora sp. TT07R-123:
- a CDS encoding class I SAM-dependent methyltransferase: MKVQGEITRGTTNPNRLRRVDRWIAWWCGRALRDAAEPLVVDLGYGATPITAVELRARLARVRPDVRVTGLEIDPARVAAAQPAADPPGLTFARGGFELAGLRPVVVRAFNVLRQYDESAVPGAWTTVTAALAPGGWLVEGTCDELGRLGSWVALPAGSAVPATLTLAAKLATLESPATFAERLPKALIHRNVPGEPVHDLLRALDDAWRHAAPLAVFGPRQRWLDTVSRLHASGWPVLDTRHRWRLGELTVPWPGTRH, encoded by the coding sequence GTGAAGGTGCAGGGGGAGATCACCAGGGGGACGACTAATCCGAACCGGCTGCGGCGGGTGGATCGGTGGATCGCCTGGTGGTGTGGGCGGGCGCTGCGCGACGCGGCTGAGCCGCTGGTGGTGGACCTCGGGTATGGCGCCACGCCGATCACGGCGGTGGAGCTGCGGGCGCGGCTCGCGCGCGTACGCCCGGATGTGCGCGTCACCGGGTTGGAGATCGACCCGGCCCGGGTCGCCGCGGCGCAGCCCGCGGCCGATCCGCCCGGCCTGACCTTCGCCCGCGGCGGGTTCGAGCTGGCCGGCTTGCGGCCCGTCGTGGTCCGGGCCTTCAACGTCCTGCGCCAGTATGACGAGAGCGCCGTCCCCGGCGCCTGGACCACCGTCACCGCCGCCCTGGCCCCCGGCGGCTGGCTCGTCGAGGGCACCTGCGACGAGCTCGGCCGCCTCGGCAGCTGGGTCGCCCTGCCCGCCGGGTCGGCCGTCCCGGCCACCCTAACCCTCGCCGCCAAACTGGCGACGCTGGAGTCCCCCGCCACGTTCGCCGAGCGCCTGCCCAAGGCCCTGATCCACCGCAACGTCCCCGGCGAGCCCGTGCACGACCTGCTACGCGCCCTCGACGACGCGTGGCGCCACGCCGCCCCGCTGGCCGTGTTCGGCCCGCGCCAGCGCTGGCTCGACACGGTGTCCCGGCTGCACGCAAGCGGCTGGCCCGTCCTGGACACCCGCCACCGCTGGCGCCTGGGCGAACTGACGGTCCCCTGGCCCGGCACCCGCCACTGA
- a CDS encoding O-acetyl-ADP-ribose deacetylase, producing MLVTLLQGDITAQQVDAVVNAANSSLLGGGGVDGAIHRKGGPEILAECRALRASHYGRGLGTGQAVATTAGRLPARWVVHTVGPVYSRTEDRSELLRDCYRNALRVAGGLGARTVAFPLISSGIYGWPVDDAVRQALSVLRTAETSVEEARLILYDAATYRIAEQVAAA from the coding sequence ATGCTGGTAACCCTGCTCCAGGGCGACATCACCGCGCAGCAGGTGGACGCCGTCGTCAACGCCGCGAACTCGTCGCTGCTCGGCGGCGGCGGGGTCGACGGCGCCATCCACCGCAAGGGCGGCCCGGAGATCCTCGCCGAGTGCCGCGCGCTGCGCGCCTCGCACTACGGGCGCGGTCTCGGCACCGGCCAGGCCGTCGCCACCACGGCCGGGCGGTTGCCCGCGCGCTGGGTGGTGCACACCGTCGGCCCCGTCTACAGCCGCACCGAGGACCGCAGTGAGCTGCTGCGCGACTGCTACCGCAACGCGCTGCGGGTCGCGGGCGGGCTGGGCGCGCGTACGGTCGCCTTCCCGCTGATCTCGTCGGGCATCTACGGCTGGCCGGTCGACGACGCCGTCCGCCAAGCGCTGTCGGTGCTGCGCACCGCCGAGACGAGCGTCGAGGAGGCGCGGCTGATCCTTTACGACGCCGCGACATACCGCATCGCGGAGCAGGTCGCAGCCGCGTGA
- a CDS encoding SDR family NAD(P)-dependent oxidoreductase — MSYQKIAVVSGASSGIGAATARSLAQAGYHVFALARRTDRVEALAKEINGTAVTCDVTDDAAVAAFAATVGRVDLLVNNAGGAVGADPVATAGVADWQAMFDVNVLGTLRLTKALLPALTASGAGTIVTVSSTAGLIVYEGGGGYAAAKHAQTALVETLRLELCGQPVRVVEIDPGMVKTDEFAVNRFAGDTTRAAAIYQGVANPLTAEDIATCITWTAELPHHVNIDRMVVRPLAQAAQHKVHRTTA, encoded by the coding sequence ATGTCGTACCAGAAGATCGCGGTCGTGTCGGGAGCCTCCAGCGGCATCGGGGCGGCCACCGCCCGCAGCCTGGCCCAGGCCGGCTACCACGTGTTCGCGCTGGCCCGCCGCACCGACCGGGTCGAGGCGCTCGCCAAGGAGATCAATGGTACGGCCGTGACCTGCGACGTGACCGACGATGCCGCGGTGGCGGCGTTCGCGGCCACGGTCGGGCGGGTGGACCTGCTGGTCAACAACGCGGGCGGCGCGGTCGGCGCCGACCCGGTCGCCACCGCCGGGGTCGCCGACTGGCAGGCGATGTTCGACGTCAACGTGCTCGGCACGCTGCGCCTGACCAAGGCCCTGCTGCCCGCCCTGACCGCCTCCGGCGCAGGCACCATCGTCACGGTCAGCTCGACCGCGGGCCTGATCGTGTACGAGGGCGGCGGCGGCTACGCCGCGGCCAAGCACGCCCAGACCGCCCTGGTCGAGACCCTGCGCCTGGAACTGTGCGGCCAGCCCGTCCGCGTCGTCGAGATCGACCCCGGCATGGTCAAGACCGACGAGTTCGCGGTCAACCGCTTCGCCGGCGACACCACCCGCGCCGCCGCCATCTACCAGGGCGTAGCCAACCCCCTGACGGCCGAGGACATCGCCACCTGCATCACCTGGACCGCCGAACTCCCCCACCACGTCAACATCGACCGCATGGTCGTCCGCCCCCTGGCCCAAGCCGCCCAACACAAGGTCCACCGCACCACCGCCTGA
- a CDS encoding UDP-N-acetylmuramate dehydrogenase, protein MSDNSLARPALADLTTLGLGGPAGKLVTAGSSDEIVAAVRDAGRSGEPVLLLAGGSNVVIGDAGFPGTVVLVRSSGVTVTGRDGDDVSVRMAAGHPWDDAVAQTVAAGWSGIEAMSGVPGAAGSTPIQNVGAYGQDVSQTVESVTVYDRTEGEIRQFTPEECRFEFRNSVFKYTDRWVVLDVVFRLRQDGLSGPVAYAELARVLGVELGERAPLDKVREAVLELRRSKGMVLDPTDPDTRSVGSFFVNPILSSQAYAGLRERAGELEPPAWPGADGVVKLSAAWLIEQAGFGKGYRRGPVAISSKHALALTHPGGGTTADLLALAAEIRDGVHERFGVTLRPEPVLVSCEF, encoded by the coding sequence GTGTCTGACAATAGTCTCGCCCGCCCCGCCCTCGCCGACCTGACCACCCTCGGACTGGGCGGCCCGGCCGGGAAGCTGGTCACGGCCGGCAGCTCGGACGAGATCGTGGCGGCGGTACGCGACGCCGGCCGCTCCGGCGAGCCGGTCCTGCTGCTGGCCGGGGGCAGCAACGTGGTGATCGGCGACGCCGGGTTCCCGGGCACGGTGGTGCTCGTCCGCTCGTCCGGCGTGACCGTGACCGGCCGCGACGGCGACGACGTGTCGGTGCGGATGGCCGCCGGGCACCCGTGGGACGACGCCGTGGCCCAGACGGTCGCCGCGGGCTGGTCCGGCATCGAGGCGATGTCGGGCGTGCCGGGCGCGGCGGGCTCGACGCCGATCCAGAACGTGGGGGCGTACGGGCAGGACGTGTCGCAGACCGTCGAGTCCGTCACCGTGTACGACCGCACCGAGGGCGAGATCCGGCAGTTCACGCCCGAGGAGTGCCGGTTCGAGTTCCGCAACAGCGTGTTCAAGTACACCGACCGCTGGGTGGTGCTGGACGTGGTGTTCCGGCTGCGCCAGGACGGCCTGTCCGGGCCGGTGGCGTACGCGGAGCTGGCCCGGGTGCTCGGGGTCGAGCTGGGCGAGCGGGCGCCGCTGGACAAGGTGCGCGAGGCGGTGCTGGAGCTGCGCCGGAGCAAGGGCATGGTGCTGGACCCGACCGATCCGGACACGCGGTCGGTGGGCTCGTTCTTCGTGAACCCGATCCTCAGCTCGCAGGCGTACGCCGGGCTGCGGGAGCGGGCCGGGGAGCTGGAGCCGCCGGCGTGGCCGGGTGCGGACGGCGTGGTGAAGCTCAGCGCGGCGTGGCTGATCGAGCAGGCCGGGTTCGGCAAGGGGTACCGGCGCGGGCCGGTCGCGATCTCGTCGAAGCACGCGCTGGCGCTGACCCACCCGGGCGGCGGCACGACGGCGGACCTGCTGGCGCTGGCGGCGGAGATCCGCGACGGCGTGCACGAGCGGTTCGGGGTGACGCTGCGGCCGGAGCCGGTGCTGGTGAGCTGCGAGTTCTGA
- a CDS encoding YbjN domain-containing protein → MATVADACAQIERACAELPLDRTGASSYVVTLPGTHKLKTNVNLIVGEHALRIEAFVVRQPDENREAVWAWLLRRNAKLYGVAFTIDAVGDVYLTGRLPLAAVTETELDRLLGAVLAAADESFDTLLELGFATAIKREWQWRVSRGEPTDNLRAFQHLFTAADGAPTEHDAS, encoded by the coding sequence ATGGCGACCGTCGCCGACGCCTGCGCCCAGATCGAACGGGCCTGCGCCGAGCTGCCCCTGGACCGCACCGGCGCCTCGTCGTACGTGGTGACCCTGCCCGGCACGCACAAGCTCAAGACCAACGTGAACCTGATCGTCGGCGAGCACGCGCTGCGGATCGAGGCGTTCGTGGTGCGCCAGCCCGACGAGAACCGCGAGGCGGTGTGGGCCTGGCTGCTGCGCCGCAACGCCAAGCTCTACGGGGTCGCGTTCACCATCGACGCGGTCGGCGACGTGTACCTGACCGGCCGCCTGCCGCTGGCCGCGGTCACCGAGACCGAGCTGGACCGCCTGCTCGGGGCGGTGCTCGCCGCCGCCGACGAGTCCTTCGACACGCTGCTGGAGCTCGGCTTCGCCACCGCGATCAAGCGCGAGTGGCAGTGGCGGGTGAGCCGCGGCGAGCCCACCGACAACCTCCGCGCCTTCCAGCACCTCTTCACCGCCGCCGACGGGGCGCCGACCGAGCACGACGCCAGCTGA
- the mshA gene encoding D-inositol-3-phosphate glycosyltransferase: MLSVHTSPLHQPGTGDAGGMNVYIVEVSKRLARAGVEIEIFTRTTGRDLPPRTELAPGVLVRHISAGPFEGLAKEDLPAQLCAFTHGVLGVEASRPPGYYDLLASHYWLSGQVGWLAKDRWGVPLVHTAHTLAKVKNLQLAAGDRAEPMGRVVGEEQVVEQADRLVANTPTEARELVDLYGAPLDRVAVVAPGVDLDRFRPGDRAAARARLGLPATDKIVAFVGRIQPLKAPDVLIRALAETTGVTALIVGGPSGSGLDRPTALIELAQVLGVHDRVRFLPPQSGDRLADVYRAADVVAVPSHNESFGLVALEAQACGTPVVAAAVGGLVTAVRDGISGVLVDGHDPVVWGRVLDRLLAEPLRLAELSAGAVRHAHDFSWDRTAQSLLSVYGEAMTEHRARRELELTTCGRW; encoded by the coding sequence ATGCTCTCCGTGCACACCTCGCCCCTGCACCAACCGGGCACCGGGGACGCCGGCGGCATGAACGTGTACATCGTCGAGGTGTCCAAGCGCCTGGCCAGAGCCGGCGTCGAGATCGAGATCTTCACCCGCACGACCGGCCGGGACCTGCCGCCGCGCACCGAGCTCGCCCCCGGCGTGCTCGTGCGCCACATCAGCGCCGGCCCGTTCGAGGGCCTGGCCAAGGAGGACCTGCCCGCCCAGCTGTGCGCGTTCACGCACGGGGTGCTGGGCGTCGAGGCGTCCCGCCCGCCGGGCTACTACGACCTGCTGGCCTCGCACTACTGGCTGTCGGGCCAGGTCGGCTGGCTGGCCAAGGACCGCTGGGGCGTGCCGCTGGTGCACACCGCGCACACCCTGGCCAAGGTGAAGAACCTCCAGCTGGCGGCGGGGGACCGGGCCGAGCCGATGGGCCGGGTCGTCGGCGAGGAGCAGGTGGTCGAGCAGGCCGACCGGCTCGTCGCGAACACCCCGACCGAGGCCCGCGAGCTCGTCGACCTGTACGGCGCCCCGCTCGACCGCGTCGCCGTGGTCGCCCCCGGCGTCGACCTGGACCGCTTCCGCCCCGGCGACCGCGCGGCCGCCCGCGCCCGCCTCGGCCTGCCCGCCACCGACAAGATCGTCGCGTTCGTGGGCCGCATCCAGCCGCTCAAGGCCCCCGACGTGCTCATCCGCGCCCTGGCCGAGACGACCGGCGTCACCGCGCTGATCGTGGGCGGCCCCAGCGGCTCGGGCCTCGACCGGCCGACCGCGCTGATCGAACTGGCCCAGGTGCTCGGCGTGCACGACCGGGTCCGCTTCCTGCCGCCGCAGTCCGGCGACCGGCTCGCCGACGTGTACCGGGCCGCCGACGTGGTCGCGGTGCCCTCGCACAACGAGTCGTTCGGGCTGGTCGCGCTGGAGGCCCAGGCCTGCGGCACGCCCGTGGTGGCGGCCGCGGTCGGCGGCCTGGTCACCGCGGTGCGCGACGGCATCAGCGGCGTGCTCGTCGACGGGCACGACCCGGTCGTCTGGGGCCGCGTGCTCGACCGGCTGCTCGCCGAACCCTTGCGGCTGGCCGAGCTGTCGGCGGGCGCGGTGCGGCACGCGCACGACTTCTCCTGGGACCGTACGGCCCAGAGCCTGCTGTCCGTCTATGGTGAGGCGATGACCGAGCACCGCGCCCGCCGCGAGCTGGAGCTCACCACCTGCGGGCGCTGGTGA